The genomic segment GTACGTTACCTTTTAAAAGATAAAGATACTGTACAAATTACGATTCCAGATGAAGCACCTCATGAAACAACCATTCCTGTCGATATTCCTATTGATATCGTATATGAAGACGAGCACTATTTAGTTGTAAATAAACCTTATGGAGTTGCGTCAGTGCCTTCCCAAGTTCATCCGGAAGGTACAATGGCTAATCGAGTTAAAGGGTATTACGTGCGTCAAGGATACGCTAATCAAGTTATTCATATTGTAACGAGACTTGATCGTGATACGACTGGCTTAATGCTATTTGCCAAACATGGATACGCACATGCGTTAATGGATATCCAATTAAGAGCAAAAGAAATTGAAAAGAAATATATCGCTCTTATTATGGGTCAACTAAAAAAAGCTGACCATGGATTTATTGATGCCCCAATTGCTCGTACGACTGATTCAATTATTACAAGAAGAGCTCATTCTTCTGGAAAAGAAGCTTTAACAGAGTATTGGGTTAAAGAATCATTTCCGGAAGCTACTTTAGTCGATATTCAGTTGCATACTGGAAGAACGCATCAAATTAGGGTCCATTTTGCTCATATAGGTCATCCATTAATGGGAGATGATCTATATGGCGGATCCAAAAACAATTGGGTAGTAAGGCAAGCGTTGCATTGTAGAGCATTAAAATTTTTTCATCCGTTTACTAATGAAAAAATAAGCCTCAAACTTGAAAACCCTAAAGACATGGCTCAATGGCTACATCAGCATAAACAGCAAGAGATCAATAGTTAATGAAATGAATTGGAAAGGGGTGTAGCCCTTGAAAGAGGAACAAATTGAATTTGAAGAACAAATAAAACAATTAAAAGAGTATCTAGATGCTGAGGACATCAATCAATTTAGAGACCACTTTTTAGAATTACATGTGTATGAACAAAGTCAGGTTTATTTATCTTTATCAGATGAGGAACGATTAAGAGGATATAATTTTCTTTCTCCTAAAGAAATGGCAGATATGTTTGAGATTCTTGAGGAAGAGGAAGAATCAGTTGAAAAGTATCTGGAAGAAATGAACCCTCAATATGCTGCAGATATGCTAAGCGAAATGTACCGAGATAATGCTGTAGATATGTTGAATCAATTAGACCCTGCTACCATTAAAAAATATTTGAGTTTAATGCCAGCAGAAGATGCGGATGGCATTAGAAGATTATTGAAATATGAAGACGATACTGCTGGTTCTATCATGACTACTGAGTATATTTCAATTTTTGCTAATCAAACTATAAAATCAGCGATGTCAATTTTAAAAAGAAAAGCACCAGAAGCTGAAACAATTTATTATGTATATGTTGTGGACTCAAATAGAAGATTAGTGGGAGTTATTTCATTAAGAGACTTAATTGTTCATGAAGATGATGAAATGATTTTCGATATTATGGGTGATCGGTTAGTATCAGTAAATGTTAATGATGATCAAAGAGATGTTGCTCGTACGATACAAGATTATGACTTTTTAGCTATTCCAGTTGTGGATAATGAAGAAAGATTAATTGGTATTATTACGGTAGATGATATTATTGATGTAATTAATGATGAAGCAGCCAGCGATTACTCTGGTTTAGCTGGAGTCGATGTTGAAGAGAAATCTGAGAATCCCTTTGTTGTGGCTTCAAAAAGACTTCCATGGTTGATCATTTTATTATTCCTAGGTATTGGAACATCTACTTTGATTAGTAATTTTGAAGAAATGATCAGCGAAGCAAGTATTTTAGCAGTTTTTATTTCGCTGATAACAGGAACTGCGGGGAACGCAGGAACTCAATCACTCGCCGTAGCTGTTAGGAAATTAGCGGATAACGATGAAAATAAAAGGAACTTTGGGAAACTCATTTTAAGCGAAATTTCATCAGGATTGATTACCGGTGTCGTAACAGGTGTTACTATTTTCTTAGCAGTAGGAATTTGGCAACAAAATTTTGTGTTGGGATTAGTCATAGGTATAGCGATGTTAGCAGCTATAACGATTGCTAATCTTGCTGGAAGCTTTATTCCTATCTTAATGGAAAAAATAGGATTTGACCCTGCAGTTGCAAGTGGTCCATTTATTACAACACTTACAGATTTAACTAGTGTCTTAATTTACTTTAATATAGCTGCATTATTTATGAATTACCTAACTTAAATTTATTAGTAACTAAAATGGCGCGTACAACTAAAACATATGTGCAAGAGTAAAGGATGACAGGCAGTGCCAAAAAGAAAAAAAAAGATGACTAAAAAACAAAAAGAACA from the Carnobacterium inhibens subsp. inhibens DSM 13024 genome contains:
- a CDS encoding RluA family pseudouridine synthase; translated protein: MKFSWTYELPTSLQVKSFLKTKGISRSLLAKIKFHGGKIEVNETEVTVRYLLKDKDTVQITIPDEAPHETTIPVDIPIDIVYEDEHYLVVNKPYGVASVPSQVHPEGTMANRVKGYYVRQGYANQVIHIVTRLDRDTTGLMLFAKHGYAHALMDIQLRAKEIEKKYIALIMGQLKKADHGFIDAPIARTTDSIITRRAHSSGKEALTEYWVKESFPEATLVDIQLHTGRTHQIRVHFAHIGHPLMGDDLYGGSKNNWVVRQALHCRALKFFHPFTNEKISLKLENPKDMAQWLHQHKQQEINS
- the mgtE gene encoding magnesium transporter; this encodes MKEEQIEFEEQIKQLKEYLDAEDINQFRDHFLELHVYEQSQVYLSLSDEERLRGYNFLSPKEMADMFEILEEEEESVEKYLEEMNPQYAADMLSEMYRDNAVDMLNQLDPATIKKYLSLMPAEDADGIRRLLKYEDDTAGSIMTTEYISIFANQTIKSAMSILKRKAPEAETIYYVYVVDSNRRLVGVISLRDLIVHEDDEMIFDIMGDRLVSVNVNDDQRDVARTIQDYDFLAIPVVDNEERLIGIITVDDIIDVINDEAASDYSGLAGVDVEEKSENPFVVASKRLPWLIILLFLGIGTSTLISNFEEMISEASILAVFISLITGTAGNAGTQSLAVAVRKLADNDENKRNFGKLILSEISSGLITGVVTGVTIFLAVGIWQQNFVLGLVIGIAMLAAITIANLAGSFIPILMEKIGFDPAVASGPFITTLTDLTSVLIYFNIAALFMNYLT